The following are encoded in a window of Sminthopsis crassicaudata isolate SCR6 chromosome 5, ASM4859323v1, whole genome shotgun sequence genomic DNA:
- the LOC141542935 gene encoding olfactory receptor-like protein OLF3 — MGKYISFKIFPILCFSLTEWLLLFFPLPADYPPNLMETINNQTWVNEFFLLGLSSDWGTQVLLFVLFLSMYLLTVLGNFLIILLIRLDTHLHTPMYFFLTNLSLVDVSYATSIVPQLLTHFLKEQKTIPYVSCAAQLFFSLAMGGTEFVLLAVMSYDRYVAVCDPLRYSAIMHGGLCARLMAASWVGGSLNSALHTVFTFQLPMCTNNVIDHIACEILALVRLACVDTSSNEVAITVSSIVLLMTPFCLVLLSYIQIITTILKIQSTEGRKKAFHTCASHLTVVALCYGMAIFIYIQPHSSPNILQEKMITLFYALLTPMLNPMIYSLRNKEVKGAWQKLLRQFSDLKSKLASS; from the coding sequence atgggaaaatatatttcttttaaaatctttcccaTTCTTTGTTTTTCCCTAACTGAATGGCTCctgttattttttcctctccctgcAGATTACCCTCCCAATTTAATGGAAACCATTAATAACCAGACGTGGGTGAATGAATTCTTTCTCCTGGGCCTGTCTAGTGACTGGGGTACTCAGGTCTTACTCTTCGTCCTGTTTCTGTCCATGTACCTTTTGACTGTGCTGGGAAACTTTCTTATAATCCTCCTAATCAGGCTGGACACTCATCTCCACACTCCCATGTACTTCTTTCTTACCAATCTCTCCCTTGTTGATGTCTCTTATGCTACCAGCATTGTACCTCAGCTGTTGACCCACTTCTTGAAAGAGCAGAAAACAATTCCTTATGTAAGTTGTGCAGCACAGTTATTTTTCTCCCTAGCCATGGGTGGAACAGAATTTGTATTGCTGGCAGTAATGTCTTATGACCGGTATGTGGCAGTGTGTGACCCCTTGCGCTACTCAGCCATCATGCATGGAGGGTTATGTGCCAGACTGATGGCTGCTTCTTGGGTTGGTGGTTCTCTCAATTCTGCATTGCATACAGTTTTTACCTTCCAGTTGCCTATGTGCACAAACAATGTCATTGACCATATAGCATGTGAAATTTTAGCTTTGGTTAGGCTTGCCTGTGTGGATACTTCCTCCAATGAAGTTGCAATTACTGTCTCCAGCATTGTCCTGCTCATGACCCCATTCTGCCTTGTTCTGCTGTCCTATATTCAGATCATCACCACTATCCTGAAGATCCAGTCCactgaggggaggaagaaagccTTTCATACCTGTGCCTCGCACCTGACAGTGGTAGCTTTGTGCTATGGAATGGCAATCTTCATTTACATTCAGCCTCATTCAAGCCCCAATATTCTTCAGGAGAAGATGATCACACTGTTCTATGCCCTTTTAACACCAATGTTGAATCCTATGATTTATAGTCTGAGGAATAAGGAGGTAAAAGGAGCCTGGCAAAAATTGCTAAGACAATTCTCTGATTTAAAGTCAAAGCTGGCATCCTCATGA